A stretch of Bacteroidota bacterium DNA encodes these proteins:
- a CDS encoding Gldg family protein: protein MNPDEKATPSKPSTAKQKTKFNFAIQLVIVVGIVVVLNAFSSSIFRRFDLTDDSRHTISEVSESYLDTLPEQAYVTIYYGGELPTHYKQFEDGMRTLLEELTISSNGHLDYQFVDPGEDQGIIQRFAAKGLYPFRLRMPTSYTNQQEVQVLPFAMVTYKQKDVMINLIHGCTYMSQEGQPDFDVPCALQRFEYNLLTTIYNLSREKYKTIGLLTGHGEYPKERMSDLYNDIDHYYNVIRVDLRQGKPIGPSILDLLLVMQPQGALTEREKYEIDQYLMRGGKVIFAMDHEILDFTIGDQASTLTDLRATNLDDMLMKWGVKLNYNLVKDMQCGMITAGSYTASYGNEQRKAYWPWFPMIRNLSGHPATRYVSRLLMRYPASIDTFNIEGIRKTVLFKSSQRSWNKEGRQFINIDQELRARPDANLYTSGAQIMGLLVEGQFRSNFAGRGVPRDSMAPNPPQEAFLATTMNGRNPQVVVISDGEFAVGEQLGPNVMPLPEENKQVMINLIDIMTGQDLLTKLRVRQFNDRELDPEKTRGKELTLRLVNLGLPILLVILFGVTRYFLRSYKNRRLQQL from the coding sequence ATGAATCCAGACGAAAAAGCGACTCCGTCCAAGCCTTCGACCGCGAAGCAGAAGACAAAATTCAACTTTGCCATCCAATTGGTGATCGTTGTCGGCATTGTCGTGGTGCTCAACGCATTCTCCAGCAGCATTTTCCGCCGTTTTGACCTTACCGACGACAGCCGTCACACGATTTCCGAGGTCAGCGAATCCTACCTCGACACTTTGCCCGAGCAGGCTTATGTGACCATTTATTACGGCGGCGAATTGCCTACGCACTACAAACAATTCGAAGACGGGATGCGCACCTTGTTGGAAGAGCTGACCATCAGCTCCAACGGCCATCTTGATTATCAATTTGTGGATCCGGGCGAAGATCAAGGTATTATCCAGCGATTTGCAGCGAAGGGCCTTTATCCCTTCCGCTTGCGCATGCCGACGTCCTACACCAATCAGCAAGAGGTGCAGGTTTTGCCCTTTGCAATGGTCACTTACAAGCAAAAGGACGTGATGATCAACCTGATTCACGGTTGTACTTATATGTCGCAAGAGGGTCAACCCGACTTTGATGTGCCTTGCGCACTGCAGCGCTTTGAGTACAATTTGCTCACGACGATTTACAACCTCAGCCGCGAAAAATACAAGACCATCGGGCTGCTCACCGGCCACGGAGAATATCCCAAGGAGCGGATGAGCGACTTGTACAACGACATTGACCACTATTACAATGTGATCCGCGTGGATTTGCGCCAAGGGAAACCGATCGGCCCGAGCATTCTTGACCTCTTGCTCGTAATGCAACCGCAAGGCGCTTTGACCGAACGCGAGAAATACGAAATCGACCAGTACCTGATGCGCGGGGGCAAAGTGATCTTTGCCATGGACCATGAAATCCTCGATTTCACCATTGGGGATCAGGCGAGTACGCTCACGGATTTGCGTGCCACGAACCTGGACGATATGTTGATGAAATGGGGGGTGAAGCTCAATTACAATTTGGTCAAGGACATGCAATGCGGCATGATCACCGCAGGATCGTACACTGCATCCTACGGCAATGAGCAACGCAAGGCCTATTGGCCGTGGTTCCCGATGATTCGCAACCTGAGCGGGCATCCTGCGACGCGTTATGTGTCACGCCTGCTCATGCGCTACCCTGCGAGCATCGACACTTTTAACATTGAAGGCATTCGCAAGACGGTCCTGTTCAAAAGTTCGCAACGCTCGTGGAACAAGGAGGGACGCCAATTCATCAATATCGATCAGGAATTGCGGGCCAGGCCCGATGCGAACCTGTACACCAGCGGCGCCCAGATCATGGGTTTGCTCGTCGAAGGTCAATTCCGATCCAACTTTGCCGGACGTGGCGTGCCACGGGACTCGATGGCCCCCAATCCGCCGCAGGAGGCGTTTTTGGCAACAACGATGAATGGCCGCAATCCGCAGGTGGTGGTCATTTCAGATGGTGAATTTGCCGTCGGGGAACAATTGGGTCCGAATGTGATGCCGCTGCCCGAGGAAAACAAGCAGGTGATGATCAACTTGATCGACATCATGACCGGGCAGGATCTGCTCACCAAACTCCGTGTGCGCCAATTCAATGACCGCGAACTCGATCCCGAGAAAACCCGCGGCAAGGAGTTGACGCTGCGCTTGGTGAACCTCGGCCTGCCGATTTTGCTCGTGATCCTGTTTGGCGTCACACGCTACTTCTTGCGCAGCTACAAAAACAGACGCCTGCAACAACTATGA